In one Tepidisphaeraceae bacterium genomic region, the following are encoded:
- the floA gene encoding flotillin-like protein FloA (flotillin-like protein involved in membrane lipid rafts), translated as MDPLVIGILIVVVIVVLVFLAIIGQFVGLYVRALVSGASVSLLDLIGMRVRAVNPTAIVNSRIQASRAGINVSTPEMESHVLAGGDVQRVINAMIAANKANIDLPWKTSTAIDLAGRDILEAVQTSVNPKVIDVPNASLGRHTIDAVAKDGIQLKVKARVTVRTNIKSLVGGATEETIIARVGEGIVTAIGSARDYKDVLENPDHISKAVLVKGLDANTAFEILSIDIADIDVGENVGAKLQADQAESDKRRFQAEAEKRRAMAIALEQENVAKVAENRAVVVLAEAEIPRAMAEAFRSGNLGVMDYYKLRNVQADTSMRESIAKPDAGPRA; from the coding sequence ATGGACCCACTCGTCATCGGCATTCTCATCGTCGTCGTCATCGTCGTGCTCGTCTTCCTGGCGATCATCGGCCAATTCGTTGGCCTGTACGTTCGCGCGCTGGTCAGCGGCGCGTCGGTGAGCCTGCTGGACCTGATCGGCATGCGCGTGCGGGCGGTGAACCCGACGGCGATCGTCAACAGCCGCATTCAGGCGAGCCGGGCGGGCATCAACGTCAGCACGCCGGAGATGGAATCGCACGTGCTGGCCGGCGGTGACGTGCAGCGCGTCATCAATGCGATGATCGCCGCCAACAAGGCCAACATCGATCTGCCCTGGAAGACCAGCACCGCGATCGACCTCGCCGGCCGCGACATCCTCGAAGCCGTGCAGACGAGCGTGAACCCGAAGGTGATCGACGTGCCCAACGCCTCGCTCGGCCGCCACACGATCGACGCCGTCGCCAAGGATGGCATTCAGCTGAAGGTGAAGGCCCGCGTGACCGTACGCACCAACATCAAGAGCCTCGTCGGTGGCGCCACCGAAGAGACGATCATCGCCCGCGTGGGTGAAGGCATCGTGACGGCCATCGGCTCGGCCCGCGACTATAAGGACGTGCTGGAGAACCCCGACCACATCTCCAAGGCCGTGCTCGTGAAGGGCCTGGACGCCAACACGGCCTTCGAGATCCTGTCGATCGACATCGCCGACATCGACGTCGGTGAAAACGTCGGCGCCAAGCTGCAGGCCGACCAGGCGGAATCGGACAAGCGTCGCTTCCAGGCGGAGGCCGAAAAACGCCGCGCGATGGCGATCGCGCTCGAGCAGGAGAACGTCGCTAAGGTCGCCGAGAACCGCGCGGTGGTGGTGCTGGCTGAGGCGGAAATTCCCCGCGCGATGGCCGAGGCGTTCCGCAGCGGCAACCTGGGCGTGATGGATTATTACAAGCTGCGCAACGTGCAGGCCGACACGAGCATGCGCGAGAGCATCGCCAAGCCCGACGCCGGTCCGCGGGCGTAA
- a CDS encoding NfeD family protein: protein MNVAFFIFVMLAAALVLTALELALPSHGLLGVLASACLLVAIGACFWINQWLGVGALLFTLAITPLLWSAFVKYWPRSPVGRHMVLQPVDASVARPRVAVGQAGIAVSELRPTGTAEFDGQRLEVASEFGIITAATKVRVVSIENNRPIVVAV, encoded by the coding sequence ATGAACGTGGCGTTCTTTATCTTTGTCATGCTGGCCGCGGCACTGGTGCTAACGGCACTGGAACTGGCGCTGCCCTCGCACGGCCTATTGGGCGTGCTGGCGTCGGCGTGCCTGCTGGTGGCGATCGGCGCGTGCTTCTGGATCAACCAATGGCTGGGCGTGGGGGCGCTGTTGTTCACGCTGGCCATCACGCCGCTGCTGTGGAGCGCGTTCGTGAAGTACTGGCCGCGCAGCCCGGTGGGGCGGCACATGGTGCTGCAACCGGTCGACGCCAGCGTCGCCCGCCCGCGCGTGGCGGTGGGGCAGGCCGGCATTGCCGTCAGTGAACTGCGCCCCACCGGCACCGCCGAGTTCGACGGCCAACGCCTCGAGGTCGCCAGCGAGTTCGGCATCATCACCGCGGCCACGAAAGTGCGCGTCGTTTCGATCGAAAACAACCGTCCCATTGTGGTGGCGGTATAG
- a CDS encoding DUF4190 domain-containing protein has protein sequence MISFPCTVCRSPLQAEDHQAEQLVRCPSCRTAIRVPKPEAVTAASSARSMAGAPSRNRPPIAPTTPPLTAGSRASGKRYGFNCAHCSSRLEATEAQAAQEGSCPTCGNTITIPILDRYGRLIDPITRQIIKQDPHPVHAYAAAGDRAPRIVRKEKGQFIICPRCAAQSAITANNCKSCGMPFTMEGTTLEASGSSNGFCVAALVLGIIGIPAYCAVFPPALAIIFGVIGFNQVVRGGEGASGKGMAIAGIILGIIGGAIAVLTRL, from the coding sequence ATGATTTCGTTCCCATGCACGGTTTGCCGCTCACCCTTGCAGGCCGAGGACCATCAGGCGGAACAGCTGGTGCGTTGTCCGAGCTGCCGCACCGCCATCCGCGTGCCCAAACCGGAAGCGGTCACAGCGGCGTCGAGCGCGCGTTCGATGGCGGGCGCTCCGTCGCGCAACCGTCCGCCGATCGCCCCAACCACGCCACCCCTGACCGCCGGTTCGCGGGCCAGTGGCAAGCGGTATGGGTTTAACTGTGCCCACTGCTCCAGCCGACTTGAAGCGACCGAGGCCCAGGCCGCGCAGGAAGGCAGTTGCCCAACGTGCGGCAACACCATCACGATTCCGATCCTCGACCGTTACGGCCGACTGATCGACCCGATCACCCGGCAGATCATCAAGCAGGACCCCCACCCGGTTCACGCCTACGCCGCTGCCGGTGATCGGGCGCCGCGCATCGTGCGGAAGGAGAAGGGGCAGTTCATCATCTGCCCCCGCTGCGCCGCCCAGAGCGCCATCACCGCCAACAACTGCAAGAGCTGCGGCATGCCGTTCACGATGGAAGGCACCACGCTGGAAGCCTCCGGCAGCAGCAACGGGTTCTGCGTCGCCGCGCTCGTGCTCGGCATCATCGGCATCCCGGCCTACTGCGCGGTCTTCCCGCCGGCGCTGGCGATCATCTTCGGCGTGATCGGCTTCAATCAGGTGGTCCGCGGTGGTGAGGGGGCCAGCGGCAAAGGCATGGCGATCGCCGGAATTATTCTGGGCATCATCGGTGGCGCGATCGCGGTGCTGACACGGTTGTAG
- the tsaB gene encoding tRNA (adenosine(37)-N6)-threonylcarbamoyltransferase complex dimerization subunit type 1 TsaB, which translates to MRAVAIETSGRIGSIALVEQGQVLDERTFAHGLQHAAGLLPLIASACDARAWKPTDLKQIYVSIGPGSFTGLRIGVTLAKTLAFAIGAKVVAVPSVRVLVENVPADAGHAIVVLDAKRDQIFTARFERSGDGWIEREPAHVDSLAAMLQRSPRPVQLIGEGIPYHEKFIDRKDAGIVVTPADAWRATAAMVAKLGYALAEQGAFADVFTLVPLYIRKPEAEEKADAKEAAEKGTF; encoded by the coding sequence ATGCGTGCCGTCGCAATCGAAACTTCGGGGCGGATCGGGTCGATCGCCCTGGTCGAACAGGGCCAGGTGCTGGACGAACGCACGTTCGCGCACGGCCTGCAACACGCCGCGGGGTTGCTACCGCTGATCGCCAGCGCCTGCGACGCGCGTGCATGGAAGCCGACGGATCTGAAGCAGATCTACGTATCGATCGGCCCGGGCTCATTCACCGGCCTGCGCATCGGCGTCACGCTCGCCAAGACGCTGGCCTTCGCGATCGGCGCCAAGGTCGTGGCGGTGCCATCCGTCCGCGTGCTGGTGGAAAACGTGCCCGCGGACGCGGGGCACGCCATCGTGGTGCTGGACGCCAAGCGCGACCAGATCTTCACAGCCCGCTTCGAGCGCAGCGGTGATGGTTGGATCGAGCGCGAGCCCGCCCACGTCGATTCCCTCGCCGCGATGCTTCAGCGATCGCCGCGGCCGGTGCAGTTGATCGGCGAGGGGATTCCGTACCACGAGAAGTTCATCGATCGGAAGGATGCGGGCATCGTCGTAACACCCGCAGACGCCTGGCGCGCCACCGCGGCCATGGTAGCGAAGTTGGGGTATGCCTTGGCCGAGCAGGGGGCTTTCGCGGACGTGTTCACGCTGGTGCCGCTGTACATTCGAAAACCGGAAGCGGAAGAAAAGGCCGATGCGAAGGAGGCTGCTGAGAAGGGCACGTTTTAG
- a CDS encoding DPP IV N-terminal domain-containing protein translates to MASTFPTACAVRLMLCTLIVALLASAGGCAAPSINPQQPASESDVLRDVTQLTRGFTRAGDAIFSPDMRWIAFHAAVPGERADQLFVAPLQRDGQAITGLGRPIRISPKGSANAGVAMSPDGNSVVFASTGTPEPSATTTTGPTATSAPTRLFRADNWQPAVASAEPGSIVDFARYPFPGPATFDAQPAWSPDGKWIAFANQDGDNVDVHVARPNGTDRVRITHSPGFDGYPAFSPDGKRLLYSAARADDRTLDVYVIQLTVDEKGNITGGRGERALTKNVGIARKATWHPDGKHVLYASKLRDQEGYRLRVIRADGSMRTDVTLAGPSDTAPVVSPDGRYLLWTARKSPDGSPQVFIARLTLPKGV, encoded by the coding sequence ATGGCATCAACTTTCCCAACCGCTTGCGCCGTCCGATTAATGCTTTGCACCCTGATCGTCGCATTGCTCGCCAGCGCCGGTGGTTGCGCGGCGCCGTCGATCAACCCGCAACAGCCCGCAAGCGAATCGGACGTGCTGCGCGACGTGACGCAACTGACGCGCGGCTTCACCCGCGCCGGCGACGCGATCTTCTCGCCCGACATGCGCTGGATCGCGTTCCACGCTGCCGTCCCGGGCGAGCGGGCCGACCAGTTGTTCGTCGCGCCGCTGCAGCGCGACGGGCAGGCGATCACGGGGCTCGGCCGACCGATCCGCATCAGTCCCAAGGGCTCGGCCAACGCTGGCGTGGCGATGTCACCGGACGGCAATTCGGTTGTTTTCGCCTCCACTGGCACGCCGGAACCTTCGGCCACAACCACGACGGGACCCACCGCGACATCGGCCCCCACGCGCCTGTTCCGGGCCGACAATTGGCAGCCGGCCGTCGCCAGTGCCGAGCCGGGATCGATCGTGGACTTCGCACGCTACCCGTTCCCCGGTCCCGCGACGTTCGACGCCCAACCGGCGTGGTCGCCGGACGGGAAGTGGATCGCGTTCGCGAACCAGGACGGCGACAACGTCGACGTCCACGTCGCCCGGCCCAACGGGACCGACCGTGTGCGCATCACCCACAGCCCCGGCTTCGACGGCTACCCCGCCTTCTCGCCCGATGGCAAACGCCTGCTGTACAGCGCCGCCCGTGCCGATGACCGCACGCTCGACGTTTACGTCATCCAACTGACCGTCGACGAGAAGGGAAACATCACCGGCGGCCGCGGTGAGCGGGCACTGACAAAGAATGTCGGCATCGCCCGCAAGGCGACGTGGCACCCGGACGGAAAGCATGTTCTGTACGCGTCAAAGCTGCGCGATCAGGAGGGCTACCGGCTGCGCGTCATTCGGGCCGACGGCTCGATGCGAACCGACGTCACGCTCGCCGGCCCAAGCGACACGGCCCCGGTGGTGTCGCCCGATGGCCGGTACTTGCTCTGGACGGCCCGGAAGTCGCCGGATGGGTCGCCACAGGTCTTTATCGCACGGCTCACGCTGCCGAAGGGCGTTTAA
- a CDS encoding amidohydrolase family protein — MTLPQKRLLTAAFVAPMDGPLMRDAGVVIAGGTILAVGPAAALRAGYPDATVEDCGAVVLLPGLINAHAHLELTSIACGQPPAGFVPWVQNLMGATGATPMDQVPAAVAAAARAGVAQCLQYGVTTIGDISKQCAFTRPVLVEGPLRVVSFGEVQAMAQRRSLLDERFATATDLSCDSERLRIGVSPHAPYSIEPDGYRQCLEWSKRTGRPIATHLAETSDEATFLADHTGPFRELWRSLGRWDDAVPRFRGGPIRYAESMGLLDHPTLLAHVNYCDDTELTLLARGRASVVYCPRTHAFFGHPPHRWREMLASGINVAIGTDSCASSPNLNLVDDLRLVRRAHPEVPAAQLWELVTVRAAKALQMDREIGQLTVGRFADLVSFAAHTDEPLGNILDRVDLPNGVWIGGTRIC, encoded by the coding sequence GTGACCCTGCCCCAAAAGCGCCTGCTGACCGCTGCGTTCGTCGCGCCGATGGACGGGCCGTTAATGCGGGACGCGGGCGTGGTGATCGCGGGCGGCACCATTCTAGCCGTGGGCCCTGCCGCGGCGCTGCGGGCGGGGTATCCGGATGCGACCGTCGAAGATTGCGGTGCGGTCGTTCTGCTGCCAGGCCTGATCAACGCCCATGCTCACCTGGAGCTGACCAGCATCGCCTGCGGCCAACCGCCTGCGGGCTTTGTGCCGTGGGTGCAGAACCTGATGGGCGCCACGGGCGCGACGCCCATGGATCAGGTACCGGCCGCGGTGGCCGCCGCGGCGCGCGCGGGCGTGGCGCAGTGCCTTCAGTACGGCGTGACGACCATCGGCGACATCAGCAAGCAATGCGCGTTCACGCGACCGGTGCTGGTGGAGGGGCCGCTGCGCGTGGTGAGCTTCGGGGAAGTGCAAGCGATGGCGCAACGGCGGAGCCTGCTCGACGAGCGCTTCGCGACGGCGACCGACCTTTCGTGCGACAGTGAGAGGCTACGCATCGGGGTGTCGCCGCACGCGCCGTATTCGATCGAGCCGGACGGATACCGCCAGTGCTTGGAATGGTCGAAACGGACTGGCCGCCCGATCGCAACGCACCTGGCCGAGACGTCGGATGAGGCGACGTTCCTCGCCGACCACACCGGGCCATTCCGCGAACTATGGCGGTCGCTGGGGCGTTGGGACGACGCCGTCCCGCGATTTAGAGGTGGGCCGATCCGCTATGCGGAATCGATGGGCCTGCTGGATCACCCGACCCTGCTGGCCCACGTGAACTATTGCGATGACACCGAGCTGACCCTGCTGGCGCGCGGCCGTGCGAGCGTCGTCTACTGCCCGCGCACCCATGCGTTTTTCGGTCACCCGCCCCACCGCTGGCGCGAGATGCTGGCGTCCGGCATCAACGTCGCAATCGGCACCGACAGTTGCGCCAGCTCGCCAAACCTGAACCTGGTGGACGACCTGCGGCTGGTCCGTCGAGCCCATCCTGAAGTGCCAGCCGCCCAGCTTTGGGAACTTGTGACCGTTCGCGCTGCCAAAGCGTTGCAGATGGATCGCGAGATCGGCCAATTGACGGTTGGACGATTCGCGGACCTCGTGAGTTTTGCGGCGCACACCGACGAACCATTAGGGAATATCCTCGACCGAGTTGATCTGCCAAACGGTGTCTGGATCGGCGGGACGCGAATCTGTTGA
- a CDS encoding PH domain-containing protein, which translates to MRTQPLAINRVAAAARPTPADLAEADCRASELRAASGSAVAPARSSMATLLSSHILNDGELVLLVLRPSLWFILLSSLRFSAAVLIAVIGMKLWGRAISDRVYIDIAAVAIVGRLMYAIVAWMGRLYVLTDMRILRLSGVFTVDVFDCPLRKVARTRLSFPIRERLLRLGSIEIVPADGEMPATVWSMIARPVEVHETVTAAISRAKQNGFGTR; encoded by the coding sequence ATGCGGACACAGCCGCTGGCCATAAATCGCGTCGCGGCGGCGGCGCGACCGACGCCTGCCGACCTCGCCGAGGCCGATTGCCGGGCCAGCGAGTTGCGGGCCGCGTCGGGGTCGGCGGTGGCGCCGGCGCGCAGCTCGATGGCGACGCTGCTGTCGTCACACATCTTGAATGATGGTGAACTGGTCCTGCTGGTGCTTCGGCCGTCGCTTTGGTTCATCCTGCTGTCGAGCCTGCGGTTCAGCGCCGCGGTGCTGATCGCGGTCATCGGCATGAAGCTGTGGGGCCGGGCCATCAGCGACCGCGTTTACATCGACATTGCCGCCGTCGCGATCGTCGGCCGGTTGATGTACGCGATCGTCGCGTGGATGGGCCGGCTGTACGTGCTGACCGACATGCGCATCCTGCGGCTGTCCGGCGTCTTCACGGTCGACGTCTTCGACTGCCCGCTGCGCAAGGTGGCGCGGACCCGCTTGAGCTTTCCCATTCGCGAGCGGTTGCTGCGGCTGGGGTCGATCGAGATCGTGCCCGCTGATGGGGAGATGCCGGCGACGGTGTGGTCGATGATCGCTCGCCCAGTCGAGGTGCATGAAACCGTGACTGCAGCGATCAGCCGTGCGAAGCAGAATGGGTTCGGCACGCGGTGA
- the hpt gene encoding hypoxanthine phosphoribosyltransferase, translating to MRRDIERVLISRDQIAARIAEMAAQITADHSPPAMPDGDEITIVPILTGAMIFTCDLIRQIPIAMRIGLLTVSSYPGSSVRSQGSQVLSQQLGDVRGRHVLLLDDILDSGGTLRLVVPILRDLGAVSVKTCVLLRKNRPEAKDVHADYVGFDIPDEFVVGYGLDYNNYYRNLPDIVTLSSEAIERRA from the coding sequence ATGCGACGCGACATAGAACGAGTCCTGATTTCCCGCGACCAGATCGCCGCCCGCATCGCGGAGATGGCGGCCCAGATCACCGCCGACCATTCACCACCGGCCATGCCGGATGGGGACGAGATCACCATCGTTCCCATCCTGACCGGCGCCATGATCTTCACCTGCGACCTGATCCGCCAGATCCCGATCGCGATGCGCATCGGCCTGTTGACGGTCAGCAGTTACCCGGGGTCCAGCGTGCGGTCGCAGGGCAGCCAAGTGCTGTCGCAGCAACTGGGCGACGTGCGCGGGCGGCACGTTTTGCTGCTGGACGATATTCTCGACAGTGGTGGCACGTTGCGGTTGGTGGTGCCGATCTTGCGCGACCTCGGGGCCGTCAGCGTCAAGACCTGCGTGCTGCTGCGGAAGAACCGTCCGGAGGCCAAGGACGTGCACGCCGACTATGTCGGGTTCGACATTCCAGACGAGTTCGTGGTCGGCTACGGGCTGGACTACAACAACTACTACCGCAACCTGCCCGACATCGTGACGCTCAGCAGCGAAGCGATCGAAAGGCGGGCCTGA